From Hymenobacter sediminicola:
CGAGTCGGCTATTCGTACGCTGGGTAACGTGGGTATTGAGGTAACGACCATCAAGGACGTGACGCCGCTGCCCCATAACGGCTGCCGTCCTCCCAAACGTCGTCGCGTTTAGTTTATTGAACAGGCTGGCTCTGCCGGCCACCGGTGTCGGGTTTCTGATGCGCCTTTTCACCCCTGCAAGGTGCGCCTCCGGAGCCCGACACGCGCGGTTCAACCCCCTCAACACTCAACAACCCCGAAATGGCACGTTATACTGGTCCTAAAACCAAGATTGCCCGTCGCTTCAATGAGCCGATCTTCGGCCCAAGCAAGGCACTCACCAAGAAAGCATATCCCCCCGGCCAGCACGGCCGTGGCCGTCGTAAGAAGCAGAGCGAGTACGCTGTCCAGCTGATGGAGAAGCAGAAAGTGAAGTACATGTACGGCGTACTGGAAAAGCAATTTGAGAACCTGTTCCACAAAGCTGCTACGCTGCCCGGCATTACCGGCGACAACTTGCTGGCCTTGCTGGAGTCGCGCCTCGACAACACGGTGTACCGTTTGGGCATTGCCCCAACGCGCCGGGCTGCTCGTCAGCTCGTTCTGCATAAGCACATCACCGTTAACGGTGACGTGGTAAACATTGCTTCGTACAAACTGCGTGCTGGCGACGTTGTGGCCGTTCGTGAAAAGTCGAAGTCGCTGGAAGCTATTACCACGAGCCTAAGCGCCCGCAACGCGCGTGCTTTCTCGTGGCTGGAGTGGGACGGCAAAGACATGGTGGGCAAATTCATCAGTGCCCCCTCGCGTGACCTGATTCCGGAGAAAATCACGGAACAGCTCATCGTCGAGCTTTACTCGAAGTAATAATAAGAACGGCCCGGACGCCCGGGC
This genomic window contains:
- the rpsD gene encoding 30S ribosomal protein S4 yields the protein MARYTGPKTKIARRFNEPIFGPSKALTKKAYPPGQHGRGRRKKQSEYAVQLMEKQKVKYMYGVLEKQFENLFHKAATLPGITGDNLLALLESRLDNTVYRLGIAPTRRAARQLVLHKHITVNGDVVNIASYKLRAGDVVAVREKSKSLEAITTSLSARNARAFSWLEWDGKDMVGKFISAPSRDLIPEKITEQLIVELYSK